The genomic interval TTGCCTTAGCAACTGCTTAAAAACAGTGCCAATAGGAATTGCTTATGCCATTTGGTCAGCATTAGGAATAGTACTTGTGACCCTTGTTGGCATTATTGCCTTTAAACAAACACCTGATTGGGCTGCAATCATTGGGCTTTCATTAATCATTATTGGAGTGGGAGTG from Methanobrevibacter sp. carries:
- a CDS encoding multidrug efflux SMR transporter encodes the protein MNNIIFLILAILFETSATTLLKVSNGFSKLLPTIASIILYMLSFYCLSNCLKTVPIGIAYAIWSALGIVLVTLVGIIAFKQTPDWAAIIGLSLIIIGVGVLNLFSNVTIH